In Leptotrichia sp. oral taxon 221, the DNA window GCGTTTTAGAGCCGTATCCATAACTTCTAGCTTCTTCAGTTATTGCCAAATAATCTAGCAAAACCAAGTCCTCATGTTTCAATGCAATTGCTAAACCTTTAAACTCATACGAATCTCTATTTTTCTCATCAGTTTTTTTCTTCTCGATTGAAAAGATCTCAAAATTCCCTCTCAATACTCCGATTAATATTAATCCAAATGGCTTTTTTTCCTCTTTTGGAAACGAATTTTGATATAATTTGTAAATATTTCTAATTTGTTTTATTGATTTTATTTTTCTTAATTCCAATTTAAACCTCTCCTTTTGCTAAAAACTAAAATTTACTTTTTCTTAATTAACAAAAAAGAGAAAACCTGTTGCATTATATCATGCAATCCTAATCAAAAGGTGGTTTTCTCTTTGTTATAAAGTTATTAACTAAATAATTAATTTATAATTTCTCCGCTTTTTTCAGATTTAACTTCAAAATTATAGTATGTGTCAACTGTATCAAGCATATAACCGTCTACACCCATATCATCTAATCGTTTTTGATAATCTTTTACGATTTTTCTCCATTCAGGACTCCAATATTTTACAATGTAATCGTCTGCCCAATTTGGATTTTCTCCCACAATCCAACTAGGTCTTGTAGCTTTATTTTTCCATTCAGGCTTCCAGGAATCTCTGTATCCTCCAGCTTCTCCAATACTAAAATATGCTATCACTATTCTCTTAGCTCCATTTTTCTTTCTCTTCAATGATTCTATTTGCTCTTTTGTCATATATTTTCCACTATGTGAAGGCTCGATTAACAACAAATCATAATCAGTATTTTTCAAATAATTATAAAAATCATCAACATCTCTAAATTCTTTTGGATTTAATAACACCAAGAAATTTTTTACATCATTCAAAGAATTTATATTATTCGAATTAAAATTTTGTATTGGCATATATGCTTTTTCAGCTCCAAATGATGGTAACAATTCATTTATAATATTTGTTTGATTAGATTTTACCAACAAATCTTCTCTCAATTTATTCCCTACTCCATAATTTATCGCAAAAATTGGTTTCCCTGCTTTTCTAATTGGATTTAAAATACTCAAAAGAAACTCATTTGACTCCTTTTTAGTCGGATGCGACAATTTTAGACCTTCTCCATAATAAAGTGATTCTTGTGTAGTTCCGTTCGTAACATTAAAAAAATCCTTGTCTATTTGATTATTACGATAATACAACAAATTCCCATTTTGTGTGATTAAATATTTATTCTTTGTTGTATTTGAACGCACTTCACGAATTAAATCTCTCATTCTGTCACGATAAATTTCACTTCCTGAAACATATTTTTTTGTATTTTCAACTTTTGAATTCTTATTGTCTTTTACATTTGTATTTGAGAAGCAATAACAAAAAATAAATAATGACAATATTAATAGTACTTTTTTCATATTCACCTCTTTTTTAATTAGATATATTTTAATATAAATATTTTTGTCTTTGTTTAGTTTATCCTATTATTTTAGTTTTTTTCTTTTAACTTGTGGATTGTTTGTAAGAAATATAGCGAAATTAGGATTTAAAAAGTTAAATATAATTGAAAATATATATTAATATGATAAACTTTATAAAATATTTTAAATAAAAAAAATAAGAAAGAAGGGATAAAAATGAAAAAATTATTGATTATTATTTCATTATTTATGACATGTATTTTCGGATTCGCAAATGCAAAGCCTCTTGATGTTGATGTAACAGAAGGTGCAAAATTACCAAATTTTGAATTAAGAGATTTTCATGGGAAATATACTAAAAGTAAAAAAATATTTGGAGATGGAAAACCAACACTTTTAATTTTTGCGGCTGAATGGTGTCCTTATTGTCAACGTGAATTAGCTGATGTACAAAAATTTTACGAAGAAAATAAAGATAATATAAATGTTGTAGTTGTATTCACAAGAAGAAAAACAAACTTATCAGCAACTAAAAAATATGTAGAAGATAGTAAATTTACTTTCCCTGTGTATTACGACGCTACAAATACTCTTATGACAGCCTTCAAAGTAAAAACTGTTCCATACAACTTGATTATCCAAAATTCAAGAATCCAAAAAGATTTGGGTGGATCAAAAAATTATGAAGAGTTGAAAGAAGCATTTTATTTGAATTATTAATTTAGAAATATTTTATATTTTAGACATCAACTATTGAAGGCTCTTTTGCAGGAGGAGTAGGATATACTTTTGATAGAGGAGCTTTCAAATTAGGATGGTAATCGAAATTTTTAAGGAGGTAAAATTTATGAATAAGAAATATCAAAATATGATAGTTATAATGGCTTCAATATCTTCAGCCATAATTGGTGGTAGAATAATTGATGAATATGGATGGGTTATAGGTTTAATAACAGCTGCAATTACAGGTGCTGTTGTTGGATTGCTTGGAAAAATTATATTAAAGTTTCTTAAAATTAACAGATAGATTAAATAAATACGTATTTATTATAAAATTATAGTCTTTAACCTAATCTTAATAAAAATTTTATTTGAATAGAGAGTTTCTAGTTTTTAGGAACTCTTTATTTTTAAAGAGAGAGAGGGGGAAAAAGACTTTTCCGATATTTAAGTTTTACAGAAGGATGAGAATGATTGTGGAGCTGCCTGTATATTAACAATAGCTAAGCAATATAATTCAAATTTTTCAATTGCCAAGTTACGGCAAATATTAGGAACAGATAAAAACGGAACTAATCTTGCGGGAATGATAAAAGGGCTTGATTATTTGGGATTTGATTCAAAGGCAGTGAAAGTTGAGGATAAAAAAATTGATAATAGTGTGTCTTTTCCTATAATAGCACATATTCAAACCACAAATAATTTTTTACACTATGTGGTTGTTCATGATTTATATTTATTTTGAAGGAAGAATTTAAAAACAGGATGATAAAACTACCATCCTGTACCATATATTATATTTTGAGTTTACACAAAATTTTGGACACTCTCCCTTTTTTTAATCAACTACAGTCATTATTCTATAATTGTTATGTGGATTTATTATTACTACTTTTTTAAGTTTTGTGTCGTAAGCATAAGCGTAATCCCCATCTTTGGCTACTTCTCTAAGAAATACTTTCTTTTCTAATCTTAATCTTACTTTTTCTTCTTTTATTGAATCAGAACTGTCTTGCTCTAGAGATTCATCGATATATTTTGTAACAAAATATCCTTTGCTGTCTTTTTGAATTTTAAAAGTATCAGCTGTATCTGTATAACTAAGTGTTTTATTCAAAAACTTTTCTGCATGCAACTTTCCATCTGTAGTAAATTTCTGATCTATTCCTTTTGCTAATCCGCCTGGAAATTCTTCACTTTGTGTAACAGCTTGAGTGTTATTTTGAGCAGTTGCTCTTCCATTTGCATAAGTTACTACTCCCATTGCTAATACTACCATTAGCAAACATAATTTTTTTAAATTTTTCTTCATAACAAATTCTCCTTTTTATTTGTTTTCAAAATATCAAATTTTTTATTCTGCTTCTTGATTAATGAAATTGTATCATAGAGTTTACAGGAATTCAATGTTGTTTTTTTGTGATTTTTTTGAAATTCTCTATCTCTAACACCTAATAATGATAAGCTCTGTCATCAATCTTTTCAAATTTCAAAACTTTCCCATCATTAGTAGTCAAAATCAAAAGATTATTATTAAATTCTATAGTTTTAGAATCTTGTAATAATTTTAAATATTCAAATTCAATTTTCATTAAATTTTCTGGTCCTGCCATTCTTGTAGAGCCAACTGGTCCGATTTTAATGCTGTTATTTTTTATTTCAAAACTTCCAAAATAGTTGTTTACTCCTGAATTTCCGTTTACTTTGTTTTCGTCGAAAGAAATTGTTATTTCTCCATCTTTTTCTGGGAGTGTTGTTTGTCCCATTTCCAAAAGTTTCCATTTTGTATTTTTTAATTTTTCACTTAAATCTAATTTTTGGAATGTCCAAATTTCTCCATTTTTATTTCTCAAACTTAAAGTTGTATTGCTATAAGTTATTCTTGGAGAATTTTGTAATATTTCTAAAAATCTTTGTTCAATTTTCATTAATTCTTCTGGACCTGCCATTAATGTTGTTGCTGCATTTGCAGTTAAAATTGAGTTATTTTTGATTTTATAACCTCCAAAATACCTGTTTACTCCTGAATTTCCATTAATTTTGTTGTCTGCAAAATTAATTGTGATGTTTGCATTTTGGGGAAATTCTTGTTCTTTTCCTCTTTTTATAATTTGTGATAATTCCCATGAAGTTTCGTTTAAGTTAATAATTTTCTTTTTAGTTTTTGCACTTAAAGAAATGCAACTTAGTAAGAAAACTGTTAAAATTCCGAATAAAATAAATGTCTTTTTCATTTTTATTCCTCTTTTCTAAAATTTTTTATCTAAAATCTTAAAATTTATATTTCTAATATTTTCAAATTTCTCTAAATTTTATAATAGACTTTAATTTAAGATTTTATGATTTATTCTTTTTATCTTTTCATCATAATAATATCACATCTTCATTAAACAAATATTAGAAGTTTTTAAAAATTAAATTTTCAAAATTTATTTATAATCTTTTTTCCAAAATAAATATTGAAACGAAAACCAATACAAATCCAATTAATTCAACAACAGAAAATCTTAATCCAAAAATTATTACTGATAATATTGCCGCAAGTACTGGCTCGAAGGCTGTCAATATCCCTGCAAGTGATGAGGAAATGTAGTTTAAACTTGCGATATAAATTAAATAGGCGATAGAAGTTCCTAAAATTACGACTATTGCTACTTGAATTATAGATTTTGTGTTTATATTTCCTTCTATTTTCCAAATTGGATGAACAATGTTTGAAACTATGCTTCCTATAATCATTCCCCAGCCAACTACTGTTATGCTTCCATATTTTTTTTAATAGTTTTTTTGGATAAATTGAGTAAAAGGCGATCATAATTGCTGAAAAAATTCCAATAAATAGCGCTTCTGGAGGGACAGATAAACTTGAAATTTTTCCTTTTGTCGCTATGAATACAACTCCTAAAACGGTCATAAAAAGTAAAATTAAAGTCGAAATTGCTGGAATTTTTTTATTTTTTACAGATTCATAAATAAATATGAAAAATGGTGCTGTAAACTGTAAAATTGTTGCAAATGAAACATTACTTAATTCGATTGTTCGAAAGTATGTGTATTGAACAAAGTACATTCCGGCCAGTCCGAATAGAATTATTCCAAGTGTGTCTCGCTTGTTTTCTAGTGGCTTTAAGACTGATTTTTTTTCAACGAAAATTACAATTAAAAATAGTAATATTCCTGAAATCAGAGTTCTTGTGGAAACTAGCCAATCTGATGAAAAATTGTATTTTTTAAAAAGGATTTCTCCTGAAATTCCTGAAATTGACCATAAACTTGAGGCTAAACTTGCCAGTATCACTCCACGCATTTTTTCTCTTGATTTTGTATCCATTTTTCGCCACCTTTTCCTTCTAAAATTTCAAATTAATTAATAACTGTCAATAATTTTTTCTCCATGCTTAGAAAGTTTGAAAACTCCGTTATCAACATAAATATATTTGTTTTTTTCAGCTTTGTCAATAACTTTTTTCAAAAAACTTTTGCTCCAACGCAAATGATTTTCAATAGTTTCAACTCCACACTCGTCTTTTTCCTTTTTAGTATTGGCGTGATTCGACAAATGAATTAACAAAATTCTTAGTGAAAATGCCATTTTTTGAGATTTTTTCCGATTTATTGTAAAAATCAAACCTTTTTTTGGAGAAAAAATTAATGTTAAAAGAAAAATTACTCCGATTGCAACGGCAATGCTTCCTGCGATTGAAACATCGAAAAGTCTTGCAAAATAGAAACCTGTGATACTAGCAAATGCTCCTAACAGTGTGCTTAAAATAATCATTACTTTTAGTTTGTCAGTAAGTAAGTAGGCTGTTATTGGAGGGCCTATCATGAAGGCTACGACTAAAATGGATCCAACTGCTTCAAAAGAGGCGACTGCTGTCATTGAAACTAGCGACATCAACATATAGTGGATTAATATTGGTCTCATTCCAAGTGTCAACGCCAATGCTCTGTCAAATACTGAAATTTTTAATTCTTTGAAAAAAATTGTTATGAATGATAGATTTACTAAAAAAATTATAGTAGTTGTTAGTAATCCTTTTGGAATGCTTAATCCGAAAATTGCTACTCGGTTAAATGGTGCAAAGGCTAATTCTCCTAATAATACTGAGTCAACATCCAAATGCACATTTTGAGCAAATTTTGAAAGCAAAATTACTGCAATACTGAATAATAGTGGAAAAATTACTCCAATTGCAGAATCTTCTTTAACAAGCCTTGTTGAATTTAATAGTTCCACAAGGTAAACCGTCATAACTCCTACAATTCCTGCACCGACGATTAATAAAGGAGAATTTAAGTCATGAACCATAAAAAATGCAACTACAATTCCAAGTAAAATCGTATGAGTGATAGCATCTGACACCATTGCCATACTTTTTAATACAAGAAAAGTCCCTAAAATCGAACAGGCACTCGCAACCATAATTGCAATTAACTGTATTTCCAACGCAAAATGTATCATTATTTATCCTCTCCTTTCGCCTCTTTTAATTTAGCTAGATTTAATTTTCTCTTTTGATTATTTCTTATAATTTTAAAAATAATTCCTCGCTTGTTTGAAAATAGAATACTGAAAAGCACGATTAAACTTATAATTACTACGATAATCGGTCCTGTCGGCAAATTTTCTTGGCTTATACTGATCAGTGTTCCAAAAAATCCTGATATACCGCCAAAAATCGCTGATAAAATTACCATAACTGAAAGTTTATCTGTCCATTGTCTTGCGGCAACTGCTGGAGAAATTAACATTGCACTTATTAAAATTACTCCTGCTGCTTGGATTCCGATTATTACAGTCGCTACGATTAATACGGAAATTAAAATTTCGATTTTTTTACTTGGAAACCCTAATGTTTTTGCAAAATCTGAATCGAATGAAACAAGCTTGAACTCTTTCCAAAATAGCATAATTATTGCTAAAAGTACAATTCCTGCAATAAAAATTACATTGACATCTCGTTCGATAAATGTCGACGCTTGTCCAAAAATAAATTTATTCAATCCAGATTTATTCGAGCCAGGTAATTTGTTCATGTAAGAAAGTAAAACTAATCCTAATCCAAAAAACACTGATAAAATCAAGGCTAACGCACTATCAAATTTTATTTTTGTATAATTTTGAATTAACTGAATTAATCCAATACAAATCACACCCGTTACCAATGCTCCGAATAACAGAACTTCTGTTTCCTTCACATTTGTGAATAAAAAGGCAAGGCATACACCAGGCAAAGAAGCGTGAGAAACTGCATCTCCAAGCAAACTTTGTTTTCGCAATACTGCAAAACATCCCAATATTCCTGACACCATTCCAAGCAACGAACACCCGAGTGCAACTGTTCTAAAAGTGTGGCCAATCATAAAATTCATATTAACTGCCCTCTCTTTCACTTAATTTTTTATTTTTGTAAGTTTTTTCAATGTTTTCTGGCGTGAAAATTTCTTCAACAGGCCCAGATGCAACGACAGACACATTTATGAACGTCACATAATCAAAATATTCTTTTACAGTCTGTAAGTCATGGTGTACAGCAATCACTGTTTTTCCTTCATTTCTCAATTTTTTCAGAATATCAATTATTGATTTTTCTGTCTTACTGTCTACTCCTTGAAATGGTTCATCCATAAAATAAATTTCAGCTTCCTGAACTAATGCCCTTGCCAGAAAGACTCTCTGCTGCTGTCCTCCCGAAAGCTGGCTTATCTGTCTGTCGGAAAATTCTTCCATTCCAACTTTTGCAATAGCTTCCTTTGTTTTTTCCTTATCGATTTTACTTACCCTCTTAAGCCATCCAACCTTTCCATAACGCCCCATTTCAACCACATCAAATACAGTCGTTGGAAAATCCCAGTCAACGCTCCCCCTTTGAGGAACATATGCTATTTTATTTCTTACTTTGCTGTACTTTTCATTATAAAATAAAATTTCTCCAGTAACAGGCTTTATAAGGTTGAGCATTGTTTTAATTAATGTTGATTTCCCGGCACCGTTTGGACCTACAATAGCCATCAGTACTCCCTTTTTTACATTTAATTCAACATCCCATAAAACAGGCTTATCTTCGTAGGCTACTGTCAAATCCTCCACTTTTATAATTATTTCATTGTTCTGTTTATTTCCCATACTATTTGCTCTTGTCATAACTTAACCTCTACATTCTTCTTTTTATCTTTATTATATACCTATTTTAATGCATTTGCAATTGTGTCTGCATTTGCTTTTACTGTTTTTATATAAGATTCTGTATTATGTTCCTTGTCTCCTAGTGAATCTGAATAAAGTTCCCCACCTATTTTTATTTCTTTTCCTTTTGCCTTTACCGCTTCCTGTAATGCTTCTATACTTTTTTTAGGTACTGAAGACTCTACGAAAATTGCCTTTATATCCCTTTCAACAATGAAGTTTGCCAAATCACTTATATTTTTAGTACCTGTTTCAGAATCTGTAGAAACTCCCTGTATTGCCTTAACTTCAAGTCCAAACTGTTTTCCAAAATATCCAAATGCATCATGGGCTGTTACAAGCACTCTACTTTTTTCAGGAATTTCATTAATTCTTCCTTTTACATATTCAGTAAGTTCAGCTAATTCTTTTTTATAGTTTTCATAATTCTGTTTATAATAGTCAGCATTTTTAGAATCCATTTCTGCTAATTTATTTGCCAATGCTTCAGCTTCTTTTCCCCAGAATTCTGTATTAAACCAGACATGTGGATCAGGTGTGTTTCCTTCCACCATTGTAACTTGACTTTTATCTATTGCTTCTCCTACATTAAGTATAGATTTCTTCTGTTGTTCCATACTTTCAAATACTTCTGTCATTTTACCTTCCAGATGAAGTCCGCCATAAACAATTAAATCAGCTTTTGAAAGTTTATCTACATCTCCTGCGCTGGCTGTATACAAGTGAGGATCTACTCCTTCTCCCATAAGCCCTTCAACTTCAACTTTATCTCCACCGATTATTCTGCTAAGATCAGCAAGCATTGTTGTTGTTGTAACAATTTTTATTTTTTTATCTCCATTTCCCGACTGGGCATTGTCTTTTGCTGCTCCACCTTTATTTCCGCAATTTACCAGTGCAAGTATCATTAATCCAAACATTATTACAAATTTAAAGTTCTTTTTTATATTTAATAGATTATTGTTCATATTCATCATTCTCCTTCATATTTTTTTCTATAAATTTCTATTAGTTTAGCCGCATCATATGCGATAATTTTTATTTTCTTATTACTATTTTCCAGATAAATAGGTCCATTAAAAGGATCTTTTTTTGTAACTTTATAACTTTCTTTTATTGTTATATCCATTTCTCTTAGATAGTCGTACAGTTCTATATTATCTTCTACACTTAATATTACTATCTCATCTTCTTCTGCTACTTCAGACAGTTTCATCATATTTTCTTCACTAAATTCATCACTGTCATAAAATATTGAACTTCCATGTGGACATTCTTTAGGATAGAAAAGAAATTTCTCAAGTTTTTGCAATAATTTTTCACTTGTCACATGTTCTAAAACTTCAGCTTCTTCATGTATCTCATCTTTATCATAACCCAGCTTTTCTACAAGAAACACTTCCCAAACTCTATGTTTTCTTATAATATTTACTGCAATATCACTTCCCTTCTTAGTAAGCTTTATATTCCTGCCTTCCAGGATTAGATAATTTTCATTTGAAAGTTTCTTTATCATTTCACTAACTGATGCAGGTGAAATATTGAGATATTCAGCTAAATTCTTATTTGAATACTGTTTTCTTTTTTTAAGGAGATATATTCCCTTTAAATAATCTTCTAAACTCTTACTCATTATACTCCTTTCTTTGACTTTATCTTTATCTCATTTTTTAGTCTTTCCTAATTTTAAATTAGGTCAACCTAATTACAAAATAATAGTACCACTTAATAATTTGATTGTCAATATAAAAATTAAAAAAAATATACTATATTACAGAAAGAAATGCAGAAAAGTAAATAAATAAAAAATATGAATTTAATTTCCTTATAAATAACAAAAACCTCCAAATGTTATACAGTTATTTTACTATATCTCATTTAGAGGTTTATATAAAAATTTTTACATATCATTTTTAAAATTAACTAATCCACTTAATATATCTTAATGATGTAACAGTATTGTAACATAATAAAATATTTTTATAAACAGACACGATTTTATATTTATAAAAATTTAAATTTATGATAAAACAAAATATAATCAACAAAAATGATTATTATGAAAAAATTTTCATAATAAAAAACCACCTTTTAATATGTTGCAAGTGGTTTTTTTATATATTATTTTCTCGCAGAAATCACATAAATTGGATTTTCCGACATCATCATGTTAAAATCCTTCACTTTTCTATTTTTTGCCACAATTATTTGAGAAATATCAATATCCTCAAACTTCGATTTTTTCAAGTATTCAAGTGCTTCAAATGTGTTTTCTAAAACGATAAAGTTCAAAGCGATTATTCCGCCTTCTTTTAAATTTTCATAAGAATAATTGATAATTTCTGATAAATTTCCACCTGAACCACCAATAAACACTTTATCAAAAGTTATTCCTTGTGGTAAATCTTCTGGTGCTTTTCCAGAAATTACAGTCATATTTTTTATCCCAAATTTTTCCATATTTTGTTTTATTAAATCAATGGCTTCCTCTTTTTGCTCAATCGTGTAAACATGCCCATTTTTAGCAAATCTAGCCATTTCAATACTTACAGAGCCAGTTCCACCACCAATATCAATACACACATCTTCATCAGAAATTTCCATTTTCGCAATACTCACCGCTCTTATTTCTTCCTTTGTCATTGGAACTTTTCCACGAATAAAGTCCTTATCTTTTATATGATACATTTTCTCTCCACTTCTTACATTTAATTTTTTTATTTTGTTAAAAACCTTATTTTTATTACAAAAACTTTTAACCTTTTTTATTTTTTCAAAATCACAACATTCATTCCAAATTTCTCTTCATAATTTGCCAACTCTTTTGCCTTAAAACGATAAATTTTTTCATTTTCATAAGACAAATTTTCCCCAACAAAAATTTTCACATTCTCAAAATTATTTTCTAACAATTTTTGAGCAATTTTTTGCGGCGTATTTTCTTTAAAATCAGTCAATAATCCAATTTTTTCATACTCATTCAATTTTTCCACAAAATCGAATTCCTTCCCATGAACACTGGCAATACAAGCATCATACCAATATTCTGAAATTTTTGCGAACATATATTGAACCGATGAAATTCCTGGCACAACTTCTAGCTCTTCACTTTCAAAATATTTTTTCATAAAAGTTAGAAGACTGTAAAATCCAGTATCTCCAGACACAATCACAGAAATCTTTTTATTTCGATTCTCATTTATGAAATCCAGAACTTTTTGCAAATCAGCTGAAATATAGCAATATTCCTTATTCTCCGCATACTCTCCCAAACTTTCAATATGCCGCTTTCCACCGACAATTACTTCCGATTCCTTAATTTTCTTCAAAACAATTGGTAATGTGTAGTCTAAATTTCCAGGTCCTAGACCTAAAATTTGTATTTTTTCCATTTTCCCTCTTTTCAAAAACTATAATTTTTTATTATGTTTTTTTCTTTAAAAATAAAAAACTAGAACTCTTTAAAAAAGTTCTTACTTTGCCCAATAATTTTTTTCTCAGCTGATAAAATCAACGTTTCTACTTCCAAGTCCCAGCCATTTTTTCTGCAATGTTCTTCACATTTTTGCTTTGCCTTTTCAGCTAGTAAATTGAAAACTTCCTTTTTTTCAATATATCCAGAAGCTTCTTCAGTCGTATTCGAATCTAAAATTTTGTAAACATTTTCCAACTTTTCGCCAACTAATAAAGCATTTGCAGCTAAAATTTCCATTTTTGCATCAGAAACTCGACTGTGTGTATGAAAAATTCCTCCTGCCACTTTCACAAATTTTCCCAATTCACCAATAAAATAAACTTTCTTAACTTCATATTCACAGGCTTTGTCAAACATATATCCAACAAAGTTACTGATTACAACCCCTTCTTCAGCTCTTTTAGGGAATTCCTTGCTCAAAAACATTTTTCCACGATTTCCAAAAAGAAAAATCGCTGTCTTTGTATTAAAATATGTCAAATTTTGCTTCAATTCTATTGCCAAAGAGGCTTTCCATGACTCTTCAGACATTGGTCGCACAATTCCCATTGTTCCAAGAATCGAGATTCCACCGATAATTCCTAACTTTGCATTCATTGTTTTTTTTGCAGCTTCCTCACCCAAAGGCACACTGATTTCAACATCAATACCTTTTCCCTCTGGAAGAAACTCCTCAACAATACTTGTCAACATTTTCATTGGTGTTGGATTAATTGCTGATTTTCCAATTTCTACAGGAAGCCCAACTTTTGTAACTTTTCCAACTCCTTTTCCTCCAAAAATATTGATTTTATTATCTTTTCTAAAACTCACTTTTGAAACAATCTCCAAACCATGTGTCGCATCAGGGTCATCTCCCCCATCTTTCACAACAGTCGCCATCGTATAATCCTTCATCTTTTCAAAAGATTTAATCCCAATTTTTATTCTCTCACCTGCTGGAACGTCTATTTCAACTTCTTCGATTTTTTCGACTTTTCCCAGCAAAAGTAACAATGCTGCTTTAGTCGCTGCCGTTGCTGAACTCCCAGTAGTATAACCATATCGCAATTTTCTACCGTTAAAATATACATAATTTTCCATTTTTTACTTCTCCAAAATTATATTAAAATATATCTGAAAATACTTAAATCAATAATTTATATTATCTTTCGTTATGAAAAAATAAAATATAAAAATTGAAATAAATTT includes these proteins:
- the cbiT gene encoding precorrin-6Y C5,15-methyltransferase (decarboxylating) subunit CbiT — translated: MYHIKDKDFIRGKVPMTKEEIRAVSIAKMEISDEDVCIDIGGGTGSVSIEMARFAKNGHVYTIEQKEEAIDLIKQNMEKFGIKNMTVISGKAPEDLPQGITFDKVFIGGSGGNLSEIINYSYENLKEGGIIALNFIVLENTFEALEYLKKSKFEDIDISQIIVAKNRKVKDFNMMMSENPIYVISARK
- the cbiD gene encoding cobalt-precorrin-5B (C(1))-methyltransferase CbiD, which codes for MENYVYFNGRKLRYGYTTGSSATAATKAALLLLLGKVEKIEEVEIDVPAGERIKIGIKSFEKMKDYTMATVVKDGGDDPDATHGLEIVSKVSFRKDNKINIFGGKGVGKVTKVGLPVEIGKSAINPTPMKMLTSIVEEFLPEGKGIDVEISVPLGEEAAKKTMNAKLGIIGGISILGTMGIVRPMSEESWKASLAIELKQNLTYFNTKTAIFLFGNRGKMFLSKEFPKRAEEGVVISNFVGYMFDKACEYEVKKVYFIGELGKFVKVAGGIFHTHSRVSDAKMEILAANALLVGEKLENVYKILDSNTTEEASGYIEKKEVFNLLAEKAKQKCEEHCRKNGWDLEVETLILSAEKKIIGQSKNFFKEF
- the cbiE gene encoding precorrin-6y C5,15-methyltransferase (decarboxylating) subunit CbiE gives rise to the protein MEKIQILGLGPGNLDYTLPIVLKKIKESEVIVGGKRHIESLGEYAENKEYCYISADLQKVLDFINENRNKKISVIVSGDTGFYSLLTFMKKYFESEELEVVPGISSVQYMFAKISEYWYDACIASVHGKEFDFVEKLNEYEKIGLLTDFKENTPQKIAQKLLENNFENVKIFVGENLSYENEKIYRFKAKELANYEEKFGMNVVILKK